One Chitinophagaceae bacterium C216 genomic window carries:
- the sodA gene encoding Superoxide dismutase [Mn], with product MAFTLQPLPYAKDALEPYIDAQTMEIHHDRHHQAYVDNLNKAIEGTEHAEKSLEELVKNAGSISAAVRNNAGGHWNHTFFWEILTPGGAKEPSGALAAAINETFGSLDALKEKVNTAGATRFGSGWAWLIVKDGKLEVTSTPNQDNPLMDVAEVKGTPILGIDVWEHAYYLKYQNKRPEYLKAFWNVVNWDKVAEKFEAAK from the coding sequence ATGGCATTTACATTACAGCCCTTGCCCTATGCTAAAGATGCATTAGAGCCTTATATCGATGCCCAAACGATGGAAATTCATCACGACAGACACCATCAGGCATATGTGGATAATCTGAATAAGGCCATTGAAGGGACAGAGCATGCTGAAAAATCGTTAGAAGAACTGGTAAAAAATGCCGGAAGTATTTCCGCTGCCGTAAGAAACAATGCCGGCGGGCACTGGAATCACACTTTCTTTTGGGAAATATTAACTCCGGGTGGTGCTAAAGAACCATCAGGTGCACTGGCTGCTGCCATCAACGAAACTTTTGGTTCATTAGACGCACTGAAAGAAAAAGTAAACACAGCCGGAGCTACCCGTTTCGGAAGTGGTTGGGCTTGGCTAATCGTTAAAGACGGTAAGCTGGAAGTAACTTCTACTCCCAACCAAGATAATCCTTTGATGGATGTTGCAGAAGTAAAAGGTACTCCTATTCTGGGTATTGATGTGTGGGAACATGCTTATTACCTGAAATATCAGAACAAAAGACCAGAGTATCTGAAAGCTTTCTGGAATGTAGTAAACTGGGACAAAGTTGCTGAAAAATTTGAAGCGGCTAAATAA